CCAGCAATATACTGCTGGGCTAGAGAGAACTCCTCTTTAGCTcaatcggttgagcgtcagactagtaattatataagttcCCAAGGTTGATCCCTGGCTGAGGCAGGgatttatataatgtttatatcaaaCCATTTACTTATGTTACATAACATTTCAAATaatggtatatatgtatatcaagaATCAACCAGATGTTGTACAGATTCTATTACATGGtgattttctatttcaaaaattgATTTCAGATAAACCTGATTATATGGTGAATCATTGCACTAACTGGAATATGAATTCATTCACAAGTATTCATTATCTTATGagacaatgtacatgtgtttcACACACATTCTCTGATTAAAGTAAACCAATCTGACCATCACTCAGTTTTGACCTACCTACATCTATTCAAATAGGAAATAATTATGCCCGTTTTGTGTCTGTAGGTAGAACTAAGGCATTTGAAAAGaccaataaaaaaaactcaGTTCTGCTATAACATATCATTAGATTGGGGCTGAATTTAAGCAATTTTGCCAGCGTGAACAATATACAGGATATACGAAACACAGCAAAATATTAGGGAAGATTGTTGGTTATGATTTTTCTGTTACTTAAATtgctgtatttgtttgtttataggACAGCCTGTGTACATGGCACAGCCTACCATGGTGGTCCAGCCTCGGATGGGATTTGGACCTAACCCCCAACCAATGCAGTGTCAGCATTGCCACGCCACCATCAGCACCACTCTGGAGTATGAAGCAGGTGCCCTCACCTGGTTATCAGCAGGCATACTCTGTGTGTTCGGGTAAATACATCTCCTAAAATCATTCTTACATAATACTACAGAAGTTctaattcattatatattaaGTGTTAAAACCAAGTGgttatttgatgtattttgaaGGTATTTGAATTAGTAGTACATGTATTCTAACAAGATATGAGATGATCATCAAAATTCATTAATGTCATGATTCAAAGAAATCTTCAGAAGTTTAAAGGGTCTTAGCAAATTAGATATGCTCCTTCAAGCATTCTGTTCAGCTAGTTCAAATTTAACCTAAATAAACTGTAACTATTGTCAATTTAACACAGAATCAAACTTGATTGCATTGTTAATCTAAGTATGCCACAAAATATCTGTTGTATCTGTGTGTTGTAGGTGCTGGCTCGGTTGTTGTCTGATACCTTTCTGCATCAACGACCTCTCGGATGTCAAACATAAGTGTCCCAACTGTAACAAGATGGTCGGCGTCTACAGGAAGTTGTCATAGgccttaaaaaaataaaacggTTAGACCGTCTGTGTCTTTGATATCAAAGTACTTTGGCTGTGAATATCCATGATATGGAAAACATCATGCATCTAATGAATCTTTATCAAATCTGGTCCAAGTTTCAGCAATTAATGTTCACAAACACAGGAAAGTACTAAATCATAAATTATTGTATTGTAAGTAGCCATAATAGAGAGCATTAATTCAAAAAAATCATGAAGCTAAAAAATTCTGGGGAAACGTTGAGT
The DNA window shown above is from Argopecten irradians isolate NY chromosome 8, Ai_NY, whole genome shotgun sequence and carries:
- the LOC138329269 gene encoding lipopolysaccharide-induced tumor necrosis factor-alpha factor homolog, which encodes MTDKTGSVPPASYQTIPQPGDPAPAYPNEPPPKYEVGPQGGYQQAPPPGYPPQGAYPQGYTPQGQPVYMAQPTMVVQPRMGFGPNPQPMQCQHCHATISTTLEYEAGALTWLSAGILCVFGCWLGCCLIPFCINDLSDVKHKCPNCNKMVGVYRKLS